A region of the Stieleria neptunia genome:
ATGCGCTCGGGCCCATCGCCGCCGAACGGGTGCGGCAGGTCGTTGATCCGCAAGCGGTCCGCGTCATCAACCGGTGCGAGCCGACACCCGATCTGGCACTGGAACTCAGCAAAACAGGACGCGCCGTTTTCCTGGATGCGTCCATCGAAGGCCCTGCCGATCGGGTCCTCGTCCGACGGCTGCAGGAAACCCATGCCGCCGAGGCACTCGGGCACCAGTTGAGTCTCGGCACATTGTTGAGTCTCACGCGTCGTTTGTATGATGACGTTCCGGAAGCGTTCGCGATCACCTTTCCAGGTCGGACGTTCGAGTTGAGCGATCGCTGTTTGACCCCCGAGGCGGAATCGGCTGTCGCGACCATGGTCGCCAAGACGCTGCGGGTGATCGAGTCAAAGCAGGTGATCGCTGATGCATGAACTCTCCATCGCACTGAATATCCTGGACGTCGCGGCCGAAGAAGCCGAACGTCGGAACATCGGTTGCGTCGAAGCCGTCCATATCAAACTCGGCCCGCTTTCCGGGATCGTCAAATCCGCGTTGCTGTCCGCATTCGATCTTGCCCGAGAGCATTCGTCCTTGCCCGATTCGCGACTGGTGGTGGAAGACGTGCCGATCGTCATCTACTGTGAACCCTGTCAGGCCGAACAACCGGTCGAGTCGATTCAGGAACTCGTCTGCCCGGTCTGCCGAACGCCCTCCAACCATGTGGTCGCGGGGCGAGAGATGGAAATCACTGCGTTGGAAATCGCTGAACCGGAAATCAAAGCATGAATTCTCAAACCCGTCTTGTCGAAGTCCGCACGAAGATCTTGAAACAGAACGATGTGTTGGCGAGGGAGCTGCGGGAGCGGTTCCGGCAGGACGGCGTGACGGTCGTCAGTCTGGTGTCCAGCCCCGGCTCGGGTAAAACGGCCCTGTTGGAAGACTTGTTGCTGCGGCTGCGCGAGAACTACCGAGTTGCCGCGCTGGTCGGCGATCTGGCCACCGACAACGACGCCCGACGCTTGGCCCGCGCCGAAGTCCCCACGAAGCAGATCACGACCGGAACGGTGTGCCATTTGGAAGCGGACATGGTCGCCGACGCGCTGCAGGGGTGGAACACCGACGAACTCGATTTCTTGTTCATCGAAAACGTCGGCAATCTGGTCTGCCCCGCCACATGGGACCTCGGCGAAGCATTGCGTCTGGTCCTGTTTTCGGTGACCG
Encoded here:
- a CDS encoding hydrogenase maturation protease, yielding MKLAALVIGLGNTLRGDDALGPIAAERVRQVVDPQAVRVINRCEPTPDLALELSKTGRAVFLDASIEGPADRVLVRRLQETHAAEALGHQLSLGTLLSLTRRLYDDVPEAFAITFPGRTFELSDRCLTPEAESAVATMVAKTLRVIESKQVIADA
- a CDS encoding hydrogenase maturation nickel metallochaperone HypA/HybF — translated: MHELSIALNILDVAAEEAERRNIGCVEAVHIKLGPLSGIVKSALLSAFDLAREHSSLPDSRLVVEDVPIVIYCEPCQAEQPVESIQELVCPVCRTPSNHVVAGREMEITALEIAEPEIKA
- the hypB gene encoding hydrogenase nickel incorporation protein HypB; translated protein: MNSQTRLVEVRTKILKQNDVLARELRERFRQDGVTVVSLVSSPGSGKTALLEDLLLRLRENYRVAALVGDLATDNDARRLARAEVPTKQITTGTVCHLEADMVADALQGWNTDELDFLFIENVGNLVCPATWDLGEALRLVLFSVTEGEDKPLKYPTIFNTADVAVITKMDLAAAVEFDAAEAKRSLQSVRPGIETFDVSAKTGEGMAELLQRLRSLRGFGDAGNDHGPG